From the genome of Pirellulales bacterium, one region includes:
- a CDS encoding co-chaperone GroES: MNVIPLGENVIVKRTDAESQTVGGIVLPESAQKKPDKGRVLSVGDGKLLNDGTRAASQVREGDRVLFSSWSGTEVEFDGEKLLILPEHDILAVLD, encoded by the coding sequence ATGAATGTGATTCCCCTTGGTGAAAATGTCATCGTAAAGCGAACGGATGCGGAAAGCCAAACTGTTGGTGGCATCGTGCTTCCCGAATCGGCACAAAAAAAGCCCGACAAAGGCCGCGTGTTGTCGGTTGGAGATGGAAAGTTGCTCAATGATGGCACGCGCGCGGCAAGTCAAGTGCGCGAAGGAGACCGCGTGCTATTCAGCTCGTGGTCGGGAACCGAAGTCGAATTTGATGGAGAGAAATTGTTGATTTTGCCAGAACATGACATTTTGGCCGTACTCGACTGA
- a CDS encoding terpene cyclase/mutase family protein: protein MRIRKKLFAVATVLSSIIAIPVLFAADTAPTKVDGQQLQQAVDRGISFLLTKGQAADGSYSAAASPAITSLCTAAIMRNGRSPDDPAVAKSLKYIEQLVKPDGGIYGEKTSNKNYETAIGLMCLVEANKDRRYDKQIAAAEKFLKGLQWGSKEGMNADPSNVNYGGAGYGRKNRPDLSNSSFLLDALQAAGNGPDDEAVQRALVFVSRCQNLESQYNTTPFAAKNPDGGFYYTPAAGGESQAGIDPASGGLRSYASMTYAGLKSMIYAGVGPDDPRVKAAVAWLQKHYDLTSNPGMQQQGLYYYYQTFAKALAAMGHDIFTDEMGVQHNWRAELIAQLAKQQRDDGSWINEVSRWMEGDANLVTGYALLALSYCKPSPTK, encoded by the coding sequence ATGCGCATTCGCAAAAAATTGTTCGCCGTGGCTACGGTTTTATCCAGCATCATTGCGATTCCCGTTTTGTTCGCCGCCGATACTGCCCCAACCAAAGTGGATGGCCAGCAACTGCAACAGGCCGTCGATCGAGGTATTTCTTTTCTGCTCACGAAAGGCCAGGCCGCAGATGGCTCGTACAGCGCGGCCGCCAGTCCCGCGATTACGTCTTTATGTACCGCAGCGATTATGCGCAACGGTCGATCTCCCGACGATCCGGCCGTGGCGAAGAGCCTGAAGTATATCGAACAGCTCGTGAAACCCGATGGCGGAATCTATGGGGAGAAAACATCGAACAAGAACTACGAGACAGCCATCGGTTTGATGTGCTTGGTTGAAGCCAACAAAGACCGCCGCTACGACAAACAAATCGCCGCGGCCGAAAAGTTTCTCAAGGGCCTGCAGTGGGGAAGTAAGGAAGGAATGAATGCCGACCCATCCAACGTCAACTACGGCGGCGCGGGCTACGGTCGAAAAAATCGCCCCGATCTATCGAATTCTAGCTTTTTGCTCGATGCCCTTCAGGCCGCCGGCAACGGCCCGGACGATGAGGCCGTTCAACGGGCTTTGGTCTTTGTCTCACGCTGCCAAAACCTGGAAAGCCAGTACAACACCACGCCGTTTGCCGCGAAAAACCCTGACGGCGGATTTTATTACACACCTGCCGCGGGAGGAGAAAGCCAAGCGGGCATCGACCCAGCATCCGGTGGCTTGCGCAGCTATGCCTCGATGACCTATGCCGGACTGAAGAGCATGATCTACGCCGGCGTCGGCCCCGACGATCCTCGCGTAAAGGCTGCCGTTGCGTGGTTGCAAAAGCACTACGATTTGACGAGCAATCCAGGGATGCAACAGCAGGGCTTGTACTATTACTATCAAACCTTTGCCAAAGCATTGGCCGCGATGGGACACGATATTTTCACCGACGAAATGGGTGTGCAGCACAACTGGCGAGCCGAATTGATCGCACAACTTGCGAAGCAACAACGCGATGACGGCTCGTGGATCAACGAAGTGTCTCGCTGGATGGAAGGAGATGCGAACTTGGTCACGGGCTACGCACTGTTGGCATTGAGTTATTGCAAGCCGTCACCGACTAAGTAG